Proteins encoded together in one Acidobacteriota bacterium window:
- a CDS encoding CPBP family intramembrane glutamic endopeptidase: MSLPGEEVPAPEPGRLYRLAWWFYLVLALVALLWIGLRDDTISVALFWNAESWWIDLLVGISGGGLLLGLWHLAARFSRLARDLELQLGRLLGRLEAPEAVALAVVSGIGEELFFRGALQGSVGWFWATLVFALVHTGPGSALRLWGIFAALAGGLFGALLIWRGNLLAPVVAHFLVNAVNLLRIARRNPAV; encoded by the coding sequence TTGAGCCTTCCGGGCGAGGAGGTTCCTGCGCCGGAACCGGGTCGCCTCTACCGCCTCGCCTGGTGGTTCTATCTCGTCCTGGCCTTGGTCGCCCTGCTCTGGATCGGCCTGCGTGACGACACTATTTCGGTGGCCCTGTTCTGGAATGCCGAAAGTTGGTGGATCGACCTCCTGGTCGGAATCTCCGGCGGCGGCCTCCTCTTGGGCCTCTGGCATCTAGCGGCTCGCTTCTCCCGTCTGGCGCGCGACCTCGAGCTTCAGCTCGGTCGCCTTCTCGGTCGCCTCGAGGCCCCGGAGGCGGTCGCCCTGGCGGTGGTCTCGGGAATCGGCGAGGAGCTGTTCTTTCGCGGCGCTCTCCAGGGCTCTGTCGGCTGGTTCTGGGCCACCTTGGTCTTCGCCCTGGTTCACACCGGTCCGGGATCGGCGTTGCGTCTGTGGGGAATCTTCGCGGCTCTCGCCGGTGGCCTCTTCGGTGCTCTTTTGATCTGGCGTGGAAACCTTTTGGCCCCGGTGGTCGCCCATTTCCTCGTCAATGCGGTCAATTTGCTCCGAATCGCTCGCCGGAACCCTGCAGTCTGA